A segment of the Chrysiogenia bacterium genome:
TGATCGACCGCTACGAAGAACTCGAAAAAGAAGTTCCCATCTTCGCCCTGCACGCCAAGACACTGGTCATCGACGGCGAGCAGCTCTTTATCGGCACCTTCAACCTCGACCCGCGCTCGACCAATCTCAACACCGAGATCGGCGTCCTGATCCGGAGCGAGAAACTCGCCCGTCAGGTCGAGGGCGCCATCGAGCGCGACATGCTGCCGGGCAATAGTTGGAACCCCCGCACGGAGAACCCCAACCGCAAGGCTTCCCTGTGGAAGCGCCTTCGCCTGCAATTCTGGGAACTGATGCCGATCGAGGAGTTGCTGTAGGGGGCTGCGCTCGATTTACTTGAGGTTGTCATCCTGAGCGCAGCGAAGGATCTCAACCAGTGGGCGATGGCAAGGGCCCATTCGTTCCGGTGCCTGCGCGGGCACGTT
Coding sequences within it:
- a CDS encoding phospholipase D family protein, with protein sequence IDRYEELEKEVPIFALHAKTLVIDGEQLFIGTFNLDPRSTNLNTEIGVLIRSEKLARQVEGAIERDMLPGNSWNPRTENPNRKASLWKRLRLQFWELMPIEELL